A part of Bosea sp. (in: a-proteobacteria) genomic DNA contains:
- a CDS encoding FAD-binding oxidoreductase: protein MPAEIVANAGLPDQDFGLWGVTAEPAPLTEALPGDRYADVAIIGAGYTGLSTALHLAELGISAICIDSQGPGFGASGRNGGQVLPGFKLYPDQLVKTYGEERGRAMAAFGAGIADMLFALVARHGIACDARQSGWVHAGHHVSKLAEQRWKHDQWASRGANVQWLDKAAIAQQVGSEVYEGGWLDRRAGTVQPLSFARGLARVAMAKGAAIHSGTRAHALQRDRDGWRISTSTGTIRARHVVLATNGYTGRLLPRLAGTLVPVDSAQVATAPLREAQRQRILPVIACVSDTRRSLLYFRSTADGRLVMGGRGGILLSTNASHFARLERATRLTFPEFEGIRFTHRWAGTLAVTMDHMPHLHEPEPGLIVSLGCNGRGIAYSTAMGEVIAQRIASGNWDRAPMPVMPITPMPFAPFRRIGAAAVAGWYGWRDRRGLGA, encoded by the coding sequence ATGCCAGCTGAGATTGTCGCCAACGCCGGATTGCCAGATCAGGATTTCGGCCTGTGGGGCGTGACGGCTGAACCCGCGCCACTGACTGAAGCGCTGCCGGGGGACAGGTACGCCGACGTCGCCATCATCGGCGCAGGCTACACGGGGCTTTCCACCGCATTGCATCTGGCCGAGCTTGGAATCAGCGCGATCTGTATCGATAGCCAGGGGCCGGGTTTTGGCGCATCCGGGCGCAATGGCGGCCAGGTTCTGCCGGGCTTCAAGCTCTATCCGGACCAGCTTGTCAAAACATATGGCGAAGAGCGGGGGCGTGCCATGGCCGCCTTTGGTGCTGGCATCGCCGATATGCTCTTTGCGCTGGTGGCACGTCATGGCATCGCCTGCGATGCGCGCCAGAGCGGTTGGGTTCATGCAGGCCACCATGTCTCGAAGCTTGCCGAGCAGCGCTGGAAGCATGACCAGTGGGCATCGCGCGGCGCCAATGTGCAATGGCTCGACAAGGCCGCGATTGCGCAGCAAGTAGGCTCGGAGGTCTATGAAGGCGGCTGGCTCGACCGGCGAGCCGGCACCGTGCAGCCGCTGAGCTTTGCCCGCGGTCTGGCGCGCGTGGCCATGGCCAAGGGCGCTGCCATCCATAGCGGGACACGCGCCCATGCCTTGCAGCGCGATCGCGATGGCTGGCGCATCAGCACCAGCACAGGCACCATCCGGGCACGTCATGTTGTGCTCGCCACCAATGGTTATACGGGCCGCCTGCTGCCGCGCCTTGCCGGCACGCTGGTGCCTGTGGACAGCGCGCAGGTCGCGACCGCGCCGCTGCGCGAGGCGCAGCGCCAGCGCATTCTGCCCGTCATCGCCTGCGTCTCGGACACGCGTCGCAGCCTGCTCTATTTCCGAAGCACCGCTGATGGCCGGTTGGTCATGGGTGGGCGCGGCGGCATCCTCTTGAGCACCAATGCCAGTCACTTTGCGCGGCTGGAGCGCGCCACGCGGCTGACCTTTCCGGAGTTTGAGGGCATCCGCTTCACGCATCGCTGGGCCGGCACGCTCGCGGTCACCATGGACCACATGCCGCATCTGCACGAGCCAGAGCCTGGCCTGATCGTCAGCCTCGGATGCAATGGGCGCGGCATCGCCTATTCGACCGCGATGGGTGAGGTCATCGCGCAACGCATCGCCAGTGGCAACTGGGACAGGGCACCCATGCCGGTCATGCCGATCACGCCCATGCCCTTCGCGCCTTTCCGCCGCATCGGAGCAGCAGCTGTGGCGGGTTGGTACGGTTGGCGGGACAGGCGGGGCCTTGGTGCATGA